A genomic window from Silene latifolia isolate original U9 population chromosome Y, ASM4854445v1, whole genome shotgun sequence includes:
- the LOC141626712 gene encoding uncharacterized protein LOC141626712, translating to MEVALYSIAVEHGSSINKVHAPARRLCRLYLQASNGMKRSTAAQNTISGLVVVAKACGNDVPRLTLWMSNCVVLHAIVSEAFEEEQLPYLVALFQTRMGLVRG from the exons ATGGAAGTTGCTTTGTATTCCATTGCTGTAGAACATGGAAGCTCCATTAATAAAGTTCATGCTCCAGCAAGGCGCCTTTGTAGACTTTATCTCCAAGCTAGCAATGGGATGAAGAGATCTACTGCAGCCCAAAACACAATTTCTGGGTTGGTTGTGGTTGCAAAAGCTTGTGGAAATGATGTTCCAAG GCTGACCTTATGGATGTCAAACTGTGTTGTACTCCATGCCATTGTTAGTGAGGCTTTTGAGGAGGAACAGTTGCCGTATCTGGTGGCCCTTTTCCAGACAAGAATGGGACTAGTAAGGGGATAA